The proteins below are encoded in one region of Desulfuromonadaceae bacterium:
- the gabD gene encoding NADP-dependent succinate-semialdehyde dehydrogenase, with product MLKEKLRDATLLRQQCYIDGEWLDADSGETIAVTNPATGDRLGTIPKMGAVETRRAIAAANRAWSAWRRRPAAERSAILRQWRDLLLEHQEDLAIIMTAEQGKPLAEARGEIAYGASFIEWFAEEGKRIYGDVIPPTLSSQRLVVIKEPIGVCAAITPWNFPTAMLARKVAPALAVGCPMVAKPATATPYSALAMAELGARAGIPAGVFNVVTGASGAIGGEMTANPLVRKLTFTGSTEVGKELMMQCAGTMKKVSMELGGNAPFIVFDDADLDAAVEGAMISKYRNTGQTCVCTNRFLVQDGVYDQFAAKLAVAVATLRVGDGLQGDTQQGPLINMAALEKVEEHIADALTKGGKVIYGGKRHASGGTFFEPTVLTGATAQMLVAREETFGPLAPLFRFTSEAEALQMANDTEFGLAAYFYTRDLARAWRVGEALEYGMVGINTGLVSNPVAPFGGVKESGNGREGSKYGVDDYLEIKYLCMAGIDS from the coding sequence ATGTTGAAGGAAAAATTACGCGACGCGACACTGCTGCGGCAGCAGTGCTACATTGATGGTGAATGGCTGGACGCTGACAGCGGTGAAACGATTGCGGTCACCAACCCGGCTACCGGCGACAGGTTGGGGACTATCCCCAAAATGGGGGCGGTGGAGACGCGCCGGGCGATCGCCGCAGCCAACCGTGCCTGGTCAGCGTGGCGCCGCAGGCCTGCTGCAGAGCGCAGTGCCATTCTGCGTCAATGGCGCGACCTGCTCCTTGAACATCAGGAAGATCTGGCCATTATCATGACCGCCGAGCAGGGCAAACCGTTGGCCGAAGCGCGCGGCGAGATTGCTTACGGTGCCTCTTTTATCGAATGGTTCGCCGAAGAAGGGAAGCGGATTTACGGTGACGTGATCCCTCCAACCCTCAGTAGCCAGCGGCTGGTGGTGATCAAGGAACCGATCGGCGTGTGCGCCGCGATCACCCCCTGGAATTTCCCCACCGCCATGTTGGCGCGCAAGGTAGCTCCGGCACTGGCGGTCGGCTGTCCGATGGTTGCCAAGCCGGCAACGGCGACCCCTTATTCAGCGCTGGCGATGGCCGAACTTGGCGCGCGTGCCGGAATTCCGGCAGGTGTTTTCAATGTCGTGACCGGCGCTTCGGGGGCGATTGGTGGCGAGATGACGGCCAATCCGCTGGTCCGCAAGCTGACCTTCACCGGTTCTACGGAGGTGGGCAAAGAGCTGATGATGCAGTGCGCCGGAACGATGAAGAAGGTCTCGATGGAACTGGGTGGCAACGCGCCCTTTATTGTCTTCGATGATGCTGATCTAGATGCCGCGGTCGAAGGGGCGATGATTTCCAAGTATCGCAATACCGGCCAGACCTGCGTCTGCACCAACCGGTTTCTGGTTCAGGACGGTGTTTATGATCAGTTTGCTGCAAAGTTGGCGGTCGCCGTTGCCACGCTGCGCGTCGGTGACGGTCTGCAAGGGGACACCCAGCAAGGCCCGCTGATCAACATGGCGGCGCTGGAAAAAGTTGAGGAACATATTGCCGATGCACTCACCAAGGGGGGGAAGGTCATTTACGGAGGCAAACGCCATGCCAGCGGTGGGACTTTTTTTGAACCGACGGTATTGACCGGAGCGACCGCGCAGATGCTGGTCGCCCGTGAGGAAACCTTTGGTCCGTTGGCCCCGCTCTTCCGCTTCACCAGCGAAGCAGAGGCGCTCCAGATGGCCAACGACACCGAATTTGGACTGGCCGCCTATTTTTACACACGCGACCTCGCCCGGGCCTGGCGGGTCGGAGAGGCGCTGGAATACGGAATGGTCGGGATCAATACCGGGCTGGTGTCAAATCCGGTGGCCCCTTTCGGGGGGGTCAAGGAATCGGGAAATGGCCGCGAAGGTTCAAAATATGGTGTCGACGATTACCTGGAAATCAAATACCTGTGCATGGCAGGGATCGATAGCTGA
- a CDS encoding TRAP transporter substrate-binding protein — protein MPYVRALMLLLTLLPVLASITFAADPMANWKPKFDPSGAEFTYILSCVGHPAIEGVGVGYRIRDKVWEKSNGRLYVDFRPLSQLGGEKDVINKLQLGAIQGMMSSSVAAANIADALGVVNLPYIVDTFEKLDRFRKTPELWQPFRDAALKKNILVSDITGYGSYGWATTAPVRSLAEAKEINFRIAQAPVNIDFYKAWGLKFTVMPWPDVPQALQTGVITGLDHTPIVCNISGKFNVAKNYTELEYAQGLYIHLINTRWLKKLPTDLQHILLDTISAESAVSRDLTRRQQAAEIEAAKAHQVNFFTLSQRDKEQLIKLARPVYDKWGEKIGSEYLSQVRAALGS, from the coding sequence ATGCCATACGTCCGTGCGCTCATGCTGCTGCTTACCCTGCTCCCCGTCCTGGCCTCGATCACTTTCGCGGCCGACCCGATGGCCAACTGGAAACCGAAATTTGACCCCAGCGGCGCCGAGTTTACCTACATCCTGTCGTGTGTCGGACACCCGGCGATAGAAGGGGTCGGCGTCGGCTACCGCATTCGTGACAAGGTCTGGGAAAAAAGTAACGGACGTCTCTATGTTGATTTTCGCCCCTTGTCACAACTCGGCGGAGAAAAGGATGTGATCAACAAGTTGCAACTCGGGGCCATTCAGGGGATGATGAGCTCGTCGGTTGCCGCCGCGAACATTGCCGACGCCCTCGGAGTTGTAAATTTACCGTACATTGTCGACACCTTCGAAAAACTCGATCGCTTCCGCAAAACACCGGAACTCTGGCAACCATTTCGTGATGCGGCGCTGAAAAAAAACATCCTGGTCAGCGATATCACCGGCTACGGTTCCTACGGTTGGGCCACCACCGCCCCGGTACGTTCCCTGGCGGAAGCCAAAGAGATCAATTTCCGCATCGCCCAGGCACCGGTCAATATCGATTTTTACAAGGCGTGGGGATTGAAATTCACGGTCATGCCGTGGCCCGATGTACCCCAGGCGCTGCAAACCGGTGTCATTACCGGTCTTGACCACACCCCGATCGTCTGCAACATCAGCGGCAAATTCAACGTCGCCAAAAATTACACCGAACTTGAATATGCGCAGGGACTTTATATTCACCTGATCAATACCCGCTGGTTGAAAAAACTGCCGACCGATTTACAACACATCCTGCTCGACACCATTAGCGCGGAAAGTGCTGTGTCCCGCGATCTTACTCGCCGCCAGCAAGCGGCGGAAATTGAGGCCGCCAAAGCCCATCAGGTCAACTTTTTCACCCTGTCACAGAGGGACAAAGAGCAGCTGATCAAGCTCGCCCGGCCGGTCTATGACAAATGGGGGGAAAAGATCGGGAGCGAATATCTGTCCCAGGTGCGTGCCGCTCTCGGCTCGTGA
- a CDS encoding TRAP transporter substrate-binding protein, producing the protein MRKISMYVLVVLVGLTTVCSSAIAAEEKKDPLASWKADFDPSGAQYTYILSNISHPVIDGVGVGYRIRDRVWKESNGRLYVDFRPLAQLGGEKDVINKLKLGAIHGMLSSSVAAANVADRLGIVNLPYVIDTFDKLDKFRNTPELWQPFADSALSAGIMTVDVTGYGPYGWGTTAPVKTLADARSINFRIAQAPVNIDFYKAWGLKFTVMPWPDVPQALQTGVITGLDHTAIVCNITKKFTIAKNFTELNYAQGLFLHLMSKRWFDKLPQDLQEILMTAIKVESADTRARTRKQYEDQVAKARQDGVAFFTLPAAELQQLIELTKPVYATWGEKVGMDYFNQVRSALKN; encoded by the coding sequence ATGCGCAAAATTTCGATGTACGTGCTGGTTGTATTGGTTGGACTTACCACCGTTTGCAGTTCGGCCATAGCGGCTGAAGAGAAGAAAGACCCGCTGGCCAGCTGGAAAGCGGATTTTGACCCGAGCGGGGCGCAATATACCTATATTTTGTCGAATATTTCCCATCCGGTGATCGATGGGGTCGGCGTCGGGTATCGCATCCGTGACCGCGTCTGGAAAGAATCGAACGGGCGACTGTATGTCGATTTTCGCCCCCTGGCGCAACTTGGTGGCGAGAAAGATGTTATCAACAAGCTGAAGCTCGGCGCCATCCATGGCATGCTGAGCTCTTCGGTCGCTGCCGCCAACGTTGCTGACCGGCTGGGCATCGTCAACCTGCCGTATGTCATCGATACCTTTGATAAACTTGACAAATTCCGCAATACCCCGGAACTTTGGCAACCGTTTGCCGACAGCGCGCTCTCCGCTGGCATCATGACCGTCGATGTCACCGGCTACGGGCCGTACGGCTGGGGCACCACGGCTCCGGTAAAAACCCTTGCGGATGCCCGTTCGATCAATTTCCGCATTGCCCAGGCTCCAGTGAATATCGATTTTTACAAAGCATGGGGGCTGAAATTTACCGTCATGCCATGGCCTGACGTACCGCAGGCGCTGCAAACCGGCGTCATTACCGGACTTGATCATACCGCGATCGTTTGTAACATCACCAAAAAATTCACCATCGCCAAAAACTTCACCGAGCTGAACTATGCGCAGGGGCTGTTTCTCCACCTGATGAGCAAAAGATGGTTCGACAAGCTGCCGCAAGATCTGCAAGAAATCCTGATGACTGCGATCAAGGTGGAAAGTGCCGACACCCGCGCCCGCACCCGCAAGCAGTACGAGGATCAGGTTGCCAAAGCCAGACAAGACGGCGTGGCATTTTTCACCCTTCCCGCAGCCGAACTGCAACAGTTGATCGAACTGACGAAACCGGTTTACGCCACCTGGGGAGAAAAGGTCGGGATGGATTACTTCAACCAGGTTCGCTCTGCACTAAAAAACTGA
- a CDS encoding TRAP transporter small permease subunit — protein MLKKIFRVIDRTLTFVEDWTLLVAVLAALFSALANVALRKLTNDVNLFWSDEVVRKVIYFSTYIGCVAAIRSRSLIRIDALPQLLPFLKKPLTLFSHLAVMVFAAMMVKLGTTMTMTVYQDEYARTATLQIPEWYFYLVLPVMGGMMFLRTLIVAVEDWRGSAPETK, from the coding sequence ATGCTTAAAAAAATATTTCGCGTTATCGACAGAACCCTGACTTTCGTCGAAGACTGGACGCTGCTGGTCGCCGTTCTGGCCGCGCTCTTTTCGGCCCTGGCTAATGTCGCCTTGCGCAAACTGACCAACGACGTCAATCTTTTCTGGTCAGACGAGGTGGTGCGCAAGGTTATCTACTTCAGTACCTATATTGGCTGCGTGGCGGCGATCCGCTCCCGTTCCCTGATCCGCATCGATGCCCTCCCTCAGCTGCTGCCGTTTTTAAAAAAGCCGTTGACCCTGTTCAGCCACCTGGCGGTCATGGTTTTCGCCGCGATGATGGTCAAGCTGGGGACCACCATGACCATGACCGTCTATCAGGATGAATACGCCCGCACCGCCACGCTGCAAATTCCCGAATGGTACTTCTATCTGGTTCTGCCGGTCATGGGGGGGATGATGTTTTTGCGGACGCTGATCGTCGCCGTGGAAGACTGGCGCGGCAGCGCGCCGGAAACGAAATGA
- a CDS encoding TRAP transporter large permease: METNTLLIIALLLGCLATTIPVFMALFFTGMAGLVLIVGIDPQIVIEVLYRSMDKFALVVVLFFVLCGNIMTTGTIVKKLIDTANTLVGFLPGGLAMAGILACGFFGAISGSTVATVVAIGGFMIPALIENDYDERFSVGVMTTAPILGVIIPPSISMILYAMVSNDPLEALFLTGFIPGIMIMVGMSLYAWFYCKSRNFKRVERPTLHTLLATIRNSIWALFLPILIFGGIYSGIFTANEAAVVACVYAFFVELFIHRDMKFADIRKVVVSSAITSSTLLVIVAGASVFGEYLTFEQIPDKIANAVVSNIQSPWVFLLAVNCLLLVIGMFMDIISATLILTPIFLPLLSRFGIDTMHFGLLMTLNLGIGYCTPPLGVSLYISGAVVDRNLIFVSKAVIPFLLIQIAILLLLTYFPDLVLLLPRLVYG, encoded by the coding sequence ATGGAGACCAATACCCTGTTGATCATCGCTCTGCTCCTCGGCTGCCTCGCCACCACCATTCCGGTTTTCATGGCGCTTTTCTTTACCGGGATGGCTGGATTGGTGTTGATCGTCGGGATTGACCCACAGATCGTTATTGAAGTCCTTTACCGCAGCATGGACAAATTCGCCCTGGTCGTCGTCCTCTTTTTTGTTCTCTGCGGCAACATCATGACCACCGGCACGATCGTTAAAAAACTGATCGATACCGCCAACACCCTGGTCGGCTTTCTCCCCGGTGGACTGGCCATGGCAGGGATTCTGGCCTGTGGATTCTTCGGCGCAATCTCCGGATCAACCGTTGCAACGGTCGTCGCTATCGGCGGATTCATGATCCCGGCGCTGATCGAGAATGACTACGATGAACGCTTCAGCGTCGGCGTAATGACCACCGCGCCGATCCTCGGCGTGATTATCCCGCCCTCGATTTCGATGATCCTCTACGCAATGGTCAGCAACGATCCGCTGGAAGCCCTCTTTCTTACCGGTTTTATTCCCGGCATCATGATCATGGTCGGGATGTCGCTTTACGCCTGGTTTTACTGCAAGAGCCGTAATTTCAAACGCGTCGAACGCCCCACCCTGCACACTTTGCTGGCAACCATTCGTAACAGCATTTGGGCCTTGTTTCTGCCAATTTTGATCTTCGGCGGGATCTATTCCGGAATCTTTACCGCCAACGAAGCGGCGGTTGTCGCCTGTGTTTACGCTTTCTTCGTCGAACTGTTTATCCATCGCGACATGAAATTCGCTGATATTCGCAAGGTTGTTGTCTCGTCAGCCATTACCTCCTCGACGCTGCTGGTGATTGTCGCCGGCGCCTCGGTTTTCGGCGAGTATCTGACCTTTGAACAAATTCCCGACAAGATTGCCAACGCTGTCGTCAGCAACATTCAGTCGCCCTGGGTGTTTTTGCTGGCGGTCAACTGTCTGCTGCTGGTGATCGGCATGTTCATGGATATTATCTCCGCGACCTTGATCCTGACGCCGATCTTCCTGCCGCTGCTCTCACGCTTTGGCATTGACACCATGCATTTCGGTCTGCTGATGACCCTTAATCTCGGCATCGGCTACTGTACGCCCCCCTTGGGGGTCAGCCTCTATATCTCCGGAGCAGTGGTTGATCGTAACCTGATCTTTGTATCAAAAGCCGTTATTCCGTTTTTGCTGATTCAGATTGCCATTTTGCTGCTGTTGACATACTTCCCCGACCTGGTCCTGCTGCTGCCGCGACTGGTTTACGGTTGA
- a CDS encoding universal stress protein, with protein sequence MRIQILVPVNDSDASQRTIATIIAQKERFPVPLTLLHVVNTEQLAYRMIPDFQLDMVQSRAENAGNALLEKFRRQLADAGISTTARLESGDPRKIIPRIANDEGFSLLIIGRRNSGEIREVLFGSVANYVLHNVTCPVLLF encoded by the coding sequence ATGCGTATTCAGATTCTGGTGCCGGTTAACGATTCCGACGCTTCGCAACGCACTATCGCCACGATTATTGCTCAAAAGGAGCGTTTTCCGGTGCCGTTGACACTGCTGCACGTGGTCAACACCGAACAGCTTGCCTACCGGATGATCCCCGACTTTCAACTGGACATGGTTCAGTCGCGCGCCGAGAATGCCGGCAATGCCCTCCTTGAAAAATTTCGTCGCCAGCTGGCGGACGCCGGAATCAGCACCACCGCCCGCCTGGAAAGTGGCGACCCGCGCAAGATCATCCCGCGCATCGCCAATGATGAAGGGTTCAGCCTGCTCATCATCGGCCGCCGCAACAGCGGAGAAATCCGCGAAGTCCTGTTCGGTTCGGTGGCCAACTACGTCCTGCACAACGTTACTTGCCCGGTACTGCTCTTCTAG
- a CDS encoding sulfate adenylyltransferase subunit 2: MYEHLDELEAESIYIFREAFNKFDHLAMLYSVGKDSTVMAHLVRKAFFGKIPFPLVHVDTTYKYPEMIVFRDRMVKEWDAELVVGRNEEAIATGMGPEQGRMRCCEKLKSEGLAQLIEQHDFKGLFLGIRRDEEGSRAKERVFSPRDKNSEWAYKDQPPELWDQYNTSFSADTHVRIHPILGWTEINIWEYIAREKIEICPLYFAAEGKRFRSLGCMPCTGPIASTASTLEEIIAELRVIKDPERAGRAQDQESDYAMQKLRAKGYM; this comes from the coding sequence ATGTACGAACACCTGGATGAACTGGAGGCGGAATCGATTTACATCTTCCGCGAAGCTTTCAATAAATTCGATCACCTGGCCATGCTCTACTCGGTCGGCAAAGATTCGACAGTGATGGCACATCTGGTGCGCAAAGCGTTTTTCGGCAAAATACCGTTTCCGCTGGTGCACGTTGATACCACCTACAAGTATCCGGAAATGATTGTTTTCCGTGATCGGATGGTGAAGGAGTGGGACGCGGAGCTGGTCGTTGGTCGCAACGAGGAGGCGATCGCCACCGGGATGGGACCGGAGCAGGGGCGGATGCGTTGCTGCGAAAAACTCAAAAGTGAGGGGCTGGCACAATTGATCGAGCAACACGATTTCAAAGGCCTCTTCCTCGGCATCCGCCGCGATGAAGAGGGGAGTCGTGCCAAGGAACGGGTCTTTTCGCCGCGCGACAAAAACTCGGAGTGGGCGTACAAGGATCAGCCGCCGGAGCTCTGGGATCAGTACAACACCAGCTTTTCCGCTGATACCCATGTACGTATCCATCCGATTCTCGGCTGGACCGAGATCAATATCTGGGAGTATATCGCCCGCGAAAAGATCGAGATCTGCCCGCTTTATTTCGCCGCCGAGGGGAAGCGTTTCCGCTCCCTTGGTTGCATGCCCTGTACCGGGCCGATTGCCTCTACGGCGTCCACTCTGGAAGAAATTATCGCCGAGTTGAGGGTCATTAAAGACCCTGAGCGGGCCGGTCGGGCGCAGGATCAGGAAAGCGATTACGCGATGCAGAAGCTGCGGGCGAAGGGGTACATGTAG
- a CDS encoding GTP-binding protein, with the protein MNSSDSLKIVIVGHVDHGKSTLIGRLLFDTGSIPEKRYQEVADTCRRQGRPFEFAYLMDALEEEREQNVTIDTTQTFFQTSKRPYVIIDAPGHKEFLKNMITGAACADAAILLLDGIEGVKEQTRRHAYVLSLLGIRQVIVAVNKLDMVDFCREVFQQAENAIRAFLHTLDIVPTYVVPISARSGENIAAAQGGTVWYNGPSILSALDTFENLRADTRLGFRLPIQDVYKVGTRRIYVGRVATGSIKVGTQVTFLPSGRETKIKSIERWPQGGAQVAGAGESIGLTFDEEIFVERGEVLAPSNDLPIVTGEIKAGVFWLGKRPLQKGETYTLKLATAEVSAVCVDIEERLDSSTLEVIERHGAELHGSESGTVIFALKKAIAADLYLENGPLGRFVIEDNFLIGGGGTVRDLTAAEGSQKAQVIRLDDHFATEPDGNMIDLTRSRGSIEFVVTGRFGDRLAAGERVLFKLRGPKQIEPVALLAYEHNFCFTFSREEDFIALVLFSTAKPATQTATADIAI; encoded by the coding sequence ATGAATTCAAGTGACAGCCTGAAAATAGTCATCGTCGGTCATGTCGACCACGGCAAGTCGACCCTGATCGGTCGCCTGTTATTCGATACCGGCTCAATTCCTGAAAAGCGCTATCAGGAGGTCGCCGATACCTGCCGCCGGCAGGGGCGACCGTTCGAGTTTGCCTACCTGATGGACGCGCTGGAAGAGGAACGCGAGCAGAACGTCACCATCGACACCACCCAGACCTTTTTTCAGACCTCAAAGCGCCCCTATGTGATTATCGACGCACCGGGACACAAAGAGTTTTTGAAAAACATGATTACCGGGGCGGCCTGTGCCGACGCGGCGATTCTGCTCCTCGACGGGATCGAAGGGGTCAAGGAGCAGACCCGTCGGCATGCCTACGTCCTCTCGTTACTCGGCATCCGGCAGGTGATCGTGGCGGTCAACAAGCTCGACATGGTCGACTTTTGCCGCGAGGTTTTTCAGCAGGCAGAAAATGCGATCCGCGCCTTTCTCCATACCCTCGACATCGTGCCCACCTATGTGGTGCCGATCTCGGCACGCTCAGGAGAAAATATTGCTGCCGCGCAAGGGGGCACCGTCTGGTACAACGGACCGTCAATCCTCAGCGCCCTCGACACCTTTGAAAATCTGCGTGCCGATACCCGGCTGGGGTTTCGTCTGCCAATTCAAGATGTGTATAAAGTCGGGACGCGGCGGATTTACGTCGGTCGGGTCGCCACCGGAAGCATCAAGGTCGGCACTCAGGTCACTTTTCTCCCGTCCGGACGAGAAACAAAAATTAAGTCGATCGAGCGCTGGCCGCAGGGCGGAGCGCAGGTTGCCGGGGCCGGGGAGAGTATTGGTCTCACCTTTGATGAAGAAATTTTTGTGGAGCGCGGCGAAGTGCTGGCCCCCTCTAACGATTTGCCGATCGTGACCGGGGAAATCAAGGCCGGCGTTTTCTGGCTGGGGAAACGGCCACTGCAAAAAGGGGAGACCTACACCCTGAAACTGGCGACCGCCGAAGTTTCAGCCGTCTGTGTCGATATCGAAGAACGGCTCGATTCGTCTACGCTGGAGGTCATCGAACGTCATGGCGCCGAATTGCACGGCAGCGAAAGCGGCACGGTAATCTTTGCCCTGAAAAAGGCAATCGCCGCCGATCTTTATCTGGAAAACGGGCCTCTCGGGCGATTTGTGATCGAGGATAATTTCCTCATCGGTGGAGGGGGCACGGTGCGTGACCTGACCGCCGCAGAGGGGAGCCAGAAGGCCCAGGTGATTCGCCTTGACGATCATTTCGCCACCGAACCTGACGGCAACATGATCGATTTGACCCGCAGTCGCGGCAGTATCGAGTTTGTCGTCACCGGGCGTTTTGGTGATCGACTGGCGGCGGGAGAGCGGGTGCTCTTCAAGTTGCGCGGCCCCAAACAGATTGAGCCGGTGGCCCTGCTTGCCTATGAGCACAATTTTTGTTTTACCTTCAGCCGTGAAGAAGATTTTATCGCTCTGGTGCTGTTCAGCACGGCAAAACCGGCGACGCAGACGGCAACAGCCGACATCGCAATCTGA
- a CDS encoding NAD(P)-dependent oxidoreductase, with translation MIKEIGFIGLGTVGRHMAANLTKGSFNLTVYDRNPAEVAELVKLGARAAATPFEATKGRDMVIVIISAPDETQAIFPGADGALVGLDPGTILVDMGTHSLETTMELADQAAQRRLLFLDAPVWGTKEHAANGLLTILAGGDSSLISRCRETFAFFGLNIIHVGDVGDATKMKFVVNLVQAELMVALSEGLVLGEKLGFKADKILEVLDSGGVASPLFHAKGRSISRGDFSRNLALKYVQDQLLLVQEAASQSGLKLPVADAVVGVFAQAIKDGRGEEDFSAVVKVLRK, from the coding sequence ATGATTAAAGAGATTGGATTTATTGGTTTGGGAACGGTGGGGCGGCATATGGCGGCCAACCTGACCAAGGGAAGTTTTAATTTGACAGTCTATGATCGTAATCCGGCCGAGGTGGCCGAGCTGGTCAAGCTTGGAGCACGTGCCGCAGCGACCCCTTTTGAGGCCACCAAGGGGCGGGACATGGTGATCGTTATCATTTCCGCCCCGGATGAGACTCAGGCCATTTTCCCTGGTGCTGACGGGGCACTGGTGGGGCTCGATCCGGGGACCATCCTCGTTGACATGGGTACGCACTCGTTGGAAACAACGATGGAACTTGCTGATCAGGCCGCTCAGCGCCGTCTGCTGTTTCTTGACGCTCCCGTGTGGGGGACCAAGGAGCATGCCGCCAACGGCTTGTTGACGATCCTTGCCGGCGGGGATTCAAGTCTGATCAGCCGTTGTCGCGAAACCTTTGCTTTCTTCGGTTTAAACATTATCCATGTTGGTGACGTCGGGGATGCCACGAAAATGAAGTTTGTGGTCAACCTGGTTCAGGCCGAGTTGATGGTTGCCCTCTCGGAAGGGTTGGTGCTTGGTGAAAAACTCGGTTTCAAGGCCGACAAAATTCTTGAGGTACTTGACTCCGGCGGGGTGGCCTCGCCGCTTTTTCACGCCAAGGGGCGTTCAATTTCACGGGGCGACTTTTCACGCAATCTCGCCCTCAAATACGTTCAGGATCAGTTGCTGCTAGTTCAGGAAGCCGCCAGCCAATCGGGGCTCAAACTGCCTGTCGCTGATGCGGTGGTCGGGGTCTTTGCCCAGGCCATCAAGGATGGTCGCGGCGAGGAGGATTTTTCGGCGGTGGTCAAGGTTTTGCGTAAATAA
- a CDS encoding cytochrome d ubiquinol oxidase subunit II, with translation MDDNPDQAGIDHDALNRRCRQASLINLLLALPFLLFVLLRLVTMDSYAVAPETGVVTLEANKYLGNLLAMPLVYGLLLVGLLLVIWAVIAARFLDSRRGIWAGGLGTLLVALALFSLAGYNNTAFYPSKFDLQSSLTIYNASSSHYTLTVMSYVALAVPFVLAYIAYFWRLMDARPLTVEQLDEQSHDLY, from the coding sequence ATGGACGATAATCCTGATCAAGCTGGTATTGATCATGACGCGCTTAACCGGCGCTGCCGCCAGGCAAGCCTGATCAACCTGCTGCTGGCGTTACCGTTTCTGCTCTTTGTGCTACTCCGGCTGGTAACCATGGACAGCTACGCTGTCGCCCCGGAGACGGGTGTGGTCACCCTTGAAGCCAACAAATACCTCGGCAACCTGCTGGCCATGCCGCTCGTTTACGGCCTGCTGCTGGTCGGCCTGCTGCTGGTTATCTGGGCGGTAATCGCCGCGCGCTTTCTCGACAGTCGTCGCGGCATCTGGGCGGGAGGACTCGGTACGCTACTGGTCGCACTGGCGCTCTTCTCGCTGGCCGGATATAACAACACCGCCTTCTACCCATCGAAGTTTGATTTGCAGAGCAGCCTCACCATCTACAATGCATCGAGCAGTCACTACACCCTGACCGTGATGAGCTACGTTGCTCTTGCCGTGCCGTTTGTCCTGGCGTATATCGCCTATTTCTGGCGACTGATGGACGCCCGGCCACTGACCGTCGAGCAACTTGACGAACAATCACACGACCTTTATTGA
- the nth gene encoding endonuclease III gives MSPASAPRLPATDYRELVAHYPDAHCALHYTTPWELLVATILSAQCTDVRVNLVTPELFKRFPQPHFLAAAEPAEVEALIRSTGFFRNKAKNLIACAMRIDACHGGVVPDTLDTLVALPGVGRKTANVVLGNAFGIPGMVVDTHVGRVSRRLGWTQQTDPVKVERELCPLLPAREWTMCGHVLIAHGRALCKAPAPLCSQCFMVGRCPQVGVKRIR, from the coding sequence ATGTCCCCCGCGTCTGCCCCTCGCCTGCCCGCTACCGACTATCGGGAGCTGGTTGCCCATTACCCCGACGCGCATTGCGCGCTCCACTACACCACCCCCTGGGAACTGCTCGTCGCGACGATCCTTTCCGCGCAGTGTACTGATGTACGTGTGAACCTGGTCACTCCGGAACTCTTCAAGCGTTTTCCGCAACCACACTTTTTGGCGGCAGCAGAACCGGCGGAGGTCGAAGCACTTATTCGTTCGACCGGCTTTTTTCGTAATAAAGCAAAAAACCTCATCGCCTGCGCGATGCGAATTGATGCCTGTCACGGCGGCGTTGTGCCGGACACGCTCGACACGCTGGTCGCCCTCCCCGGCGTCGGTCGCAAAACCGCCAACGTGGTTTTGGGGAATGCCTTTGGTATTCCGGGGATGGTCGTCGATACCCATGTCGGCCGAGTTTCCCGTCGCCTGGGCTGGACACAACAGACCGATCCGGTCAAGGTGGAGCGCGAGTTGTGCCCGTTGTTGCCAGCGCGGGAGTGGACGATGTGCGGGCATGTGCTGATCGCCCACGGACGGGCTCTGTGCAAGGCACCGGCACCGCTCTGCTCGCAATGTTTTATGGTGGGAAGGTGTCCCCAGGTGGGGGTGAAGAGGATCAGGTGA